From the genome of Scytonema hofmannii PCC 7110, one region includes:
- a CDS encoding Uma2 family endonuclease — protein sequence MTSPTRFIPQSQPPVPTEETLPTMYDLPSDNPEDSGLPDEFHFFQPLLLLLTFVPPDWSSELVYSAADLNLYYDVQHTQWYKRPDWFGVVGVPRLYQGQDLRLSYVTWQEKVNPIVVVELLSPGTEDEDLGETQSEPDKPPSKWYVYERILQVPYYVIFSRYTNELQGFQLVDGEYQSMNLTDGRLLMPEIGLSLGLWQGSFRGIPRLWLRWFTQIGELIPVPSEEAIAAKQETQQAQQEATEAKRRVEQLAERLRQLGINPDEI from the coding sequence ATGACATCTCCAACTCGCTTTATTCCTCAATCTCAACCGCCAGTTCCTACAGAGGAAACGCTGCCGACAATGTATGATTTACCAAGTGACAATCCAGAGGACTCCGGTTTGCCAGACGAATTTCACTTCTTCCAGCCATTGCTACTACTGTTAACTTTTGTGCCACCTGATTGGAGTTCAGAACTGGTTTATAGTGCGGCAGACCTGAATCTCTACTATGATGTGCAGCATACTCAATGGTATAAACGTCCCGATTGGTTTGGTGTCGTGGGCGTCCCAAGGTTATATCAAGGACAAGACTTACGTTTAAGTTACGTGACTTGGCAAGAAAAAGTTAATCCGATTGTTGTCGTTGAGTTATTATCTCCCGGTACAGAAGACGAAGATTTGGGAGAAACCCAAAGTGAACCCGATAAACCTCCTAGCAAGTGGTACGTGTACGAGCGGATTTTGCAAGTTCCTTACTATGTGATTTTTAGTCGATACACGAATGAACTTCAAGGATTTCAGTTGGTAGATGGTGAGTATCAATCCATGAATTTGACGGATGGACGCTTGCTGATGCCAGAAATAGGTTTAAGTTTGGGATTATGGCAGGGGTCTTTTCGCGGGATTCCCCGATTATGGTTACGATGGTTCACTCAGATAGGTGAATTGATACCTGTACCCTCCGAAGAAGCAATTGCTGCAAAACAAGAAACACAACAAGCTCAACAAGAAGCAACTGAAGCAAAAAGAAGAGTAGAACAATTAGCAGAACGCTTGCGTCAATTGGGCATCAATCCAGATGAAATCTAA
- a CDS encoding DUF433 domain-containing protein, which produces MTSTSNGQSAIVRTERGLTIAGTRVTLYDLMDYIHAGYPHSLIRNKFHITDEQFSNAMSYIKSNYAEVEAEYQIVLQQAEEIRQYWEERNRERIAQIANIPPKPDQEAAWAKLQARKVKRAESDL; this is translated from the coding sequence ATGACTTCAACATCAAACGGACAATCGGCGATCGTTCGTACAGAGCGTGGGTTGACGATCGCAGGCACAAGGGTAACCCTGTATGATTTGATGGACTATATCCATGCTGGCTATCCACATTCGTTGATCCGCAATAAATTCCATATTACTGACGAACAATTTAGTAATGCCATGTCATACATAAAGTCAAATTATGCTGAAGTAGAGGCAGAGTATCAGATTGTTCTACAACAGGCAGAAGAAATTCGGCAGTATTGGGAAGAGCGCAATCGCGAACGAATTGCCCAAATTGCCAACATACCACCGAAACCAGATCAGGAGGCAGCTTGGGCAAAACTTCAGGCACGAAAAGTCAAACGTGCTGAGTCAGATTTATGA
- a CDS encoding type II toxin-antitoxin system RelE/ParE family toxin, with protein sequence MLSLELTESAKKDLKSITRYTKREWGKEQAVAYKAMLDKQFDLLRQNPRMGHQKSEVREGILCVAARQHLIFYQLEDTTIYVLRILHSSMDYARQLQ encoded by the coding sequence ATGTTATCCCTTGAATTGACTGAAAGTGCCAAAAAAGATTTAAAGAGTATCACGCGATACACTAAGCGGGAATGGGGTAAAGAGCAGGCAGTTGCCTATAAAGCTATGCTGGATAAGCAGTTTGATTTGCTCAGACAAAATCCCCGCATGGGACATCAAAAGTCCGAAGTAAGAGAGGGTATTTTGTGTGTGGCAGCAAGACAACATCTTATTTTTTACCAGCTAGAAGATACCACCATTTATGTCTTGCGTATCTTACATAGCAGTATGGATTACGCACGGCAGTTGCAATAG